The genomic window CGCTGCCGCTCGCGGACGTCACCGCGTCGGGCGCGACGACCGATCATCTGCTGACCGATCCGCAACGCACGATCGCCGGGACGCTCCCCGCCCAGATCGGCGCCGTCACCGCCGACACCCGGCTCGTGACGATCACGGCGGGCGGCAACGACGCGGGATACCTCGGGACGCTGACCGGACGCGCCCTGGCGAACGCCGCGCTGCGCCGCTGCCCCGGCCTCCCGAAGCGCAGGCTGCGCGAACGGATCCCGCCGATTCCGACGACGGACCGGTGCGCCGCGGTGGCCGGCGCGCTGGCGCGCGTCGTGGCCGCCGTCGGGGAACGCGCGCCCGAGGCGCGGATCGTGCTGGTCGACTACCTTCCGATTCTCGCCGCGCACGACGTCGGCCTGCCGCTGGACGCCGACGAGACGCGCCGGTTCCGCGCCGCCGCCACGGCCCTGGCGGCGGCGTTCGCGGAGGCTGCGCGGACGACCGGTGCGGATCTCGTCCGGGCGTCGGTGGCGGGCGAGGGCCATGAGGCGGGCACGTCCGACCCGTGGGTGACCGGACTGACCGTCGGTGTTCCGTTCGCCGGCGGACCGATCCCGTTCCATCCGAACGCGGACGGAATGGCGGCCGTGGCCCGTCTCGTCGTGGACCACGTCAGCCGGCGCTCTGCCGCTCCGGCTCGATGAGGGCGACGACGCGTTCCTCGTCCCGCCCGTAGGGACGGCCGATGTACTTCATTGCGATGCGGTCGACGATCTCCCAGCCCGCGTCGCCGTCGAGCCATTCGACGACCCGGCCGCGCACGAGCACGGGCCGGAACGGGTCGTCCGGCGGCGTGAGGGACAGCGCGACGCGGGGATCCAGGCGCAGGTTGCGCGCCTTCTGCGACTGCGGGCCGGTGAGGATGACGATGTGATCGCCGTGCGTCCCGACCCAGAGCGGGACGCTGTGCGGAGCGCCGTCCGGCAGGACGGTCGCGAGGTGGGCCAGCGCGGTGCCGTCGAGGACACGGCGGACGTCGGGGTTCAGCATGGTTCTTCTCCTTGGTGTCAGTGTTCGACGGCGTAGTGCAGGTGGGTGACGCCGGGCGCCGGGACGGCCTCGATCAGCCGCAGCCGGACGTGCGCGGGCAGTTCCCGGAAGAACCGGCGGCCCCCGCCGATCAGGACGGGCACCTGGTGCAGGACGACCTCGTCCACCAGCCCCTCCGCCAGCGCCGCGGTCGCGACGCCGCCGCCCATCAGGCCGACGTCCTTGCCCCCGGCGAGTTCGCGGGCGGCGGCGATCGCGTCCCGGACGCCGGTGGTCACGAGCGTCTGACGGTCGGACATCCCAGGCACCGGCCTGTGGCCGAGGACGACCAGCGCCGCTCCCGGATGGGGACTGGCGCCGCCGAACCCGTCGGAGTCCTCGTAGGTGGCGCGGCCCGCGACGACGGCGCCGACGCGGCCGGCGAGGGCGTCGAACACCCGCGCGCTCGGCCCGCTCAGCCGGAACCCGTCGAACACGGCGCTGGAGGTGTCGCCGTCGAAGTACCAGTCGAACAGCGTCCCGGCGTCGCCGAGCCCGCGTCCGGGGCCGGCGTCGCGGCCGGTGATGTAACCGTCCACCGAGACCGCGTGCGCGGCCATGACCTTGCTCATCCCGTCCTCCTGGAGTTCCTTGAAGAGACTCCATGACCGTAGCAGAGCAAAGTTCCCTAAGGGAACCCCAAGAGTTAGACTGATCCCATGCAACGCACGAACTTCGGGGCGATGGCCTGCTCCATCGCGCGCACGCTCGACGTGATCGGCGAGCCGTGGTCGCCGCTGATCCTGCGCGACGTCTGGGTCGGGATGACCAGGTTCGACCAGCTCCAGGCCGATCTCGGGATCTCCCGCAAGGTGCTGACCGAGCGGCTCGCGCATCTCGTCGGCCAGGGCGTGCTGGAACGCCGTCCGTACGACGCCCGTCCGCGCTACGAGTACCACCTGACGGCGAAGGGCACCGAGCTGGTCGACCTGCTCATGGTGATGACGCGCTGGGGTGACAGATGGCTGGCGGGCGAGGCGGGGCCGCCTGTGCTCTACCGCCACCGCGCATGCGGCGAGATCGGCACCGTGGACCTGCGCTGCCCGCACTGCGGGGCGCCGATGCACGCGGGCGACATCGACCTGCTGCCCGGCCCCGGCGCGTCCGGCCGGCCGCCGCAGGAGACGTCGCCCGCCGACGTCACGGACGAAGCAGGGACTTGACGGCGCGGCGCTCGTCCATCGCCCGGTACGCCTCGGCCGCCTCCTCCAGCGGCAGGACGAGGTCGAACACCCTGCCCGGGTCGATCCGCCGGCTCCAGATCAGGTCGATCAGCTCGGGCAGGAAGCGGCGGACGGGAGCGGGACCGCCGTGCAGGTGGACGGCCGCGAAGAACAGTTCGTTGCCCGGCAGCTCCACATCGTGCGACACGCCCACATAACCGACATGGCCGCCGGGACGCGTCGACCGGATCGCCTGCATCATCGACTCGTGCGTGCCGACCGCCTCGATCACGCCGTGCGCGCCGAGCCCGCCCAGCAGGTCCTTGAGCGCGGCGACGCCCGCGTCCCCGCGGTCGGCGATGACGTCGGTGGCGCCGAAGTCGATCGCGAGCTTCTGCCGGTCGGCGTGCCGGCTGAACATCACGATCCGCTCCGCGCCCATCTCCCGCGCGGCGAGGACGCCGAGCAGGCCGACCGCGCCGTCCCCGACGACCGCGACCGTCCGGCCGGGTCCCGCGGCGGCGGCGACGGCGGCGAACCAGCCGGTGCCGAGCACGTCGGACGCGGTCAGCAGCGACGGCACCAGGTCGGCGTCCGGGGGTCCGGGGGTGGCCACGAGCGTCCCGTCGGCCAGCGGGATCCGGGCATATTCCGCCTGCGTACCGATCGCCCCGATCGGTACGGCGTGCACGCAGCGGGACTGGTACCCGGCCCGGCAGATCTCGCAGGTGTTGTCGGAGGCGAAGAACGACCCGACGACGAAGTCCCCCGCCTTCACGTTCCGCACGTCCGCGCCGGTCTCCTCGACCACGCCGACGTACTCGTGGCCCATCGGCGCCGGGCCGGCGCTCTTGTCGACGCCGCGATAGGGCCACAGGTCCGATCCGCACACGCACGCGGCCGTCACGCGGATGATCGCGTCGGTCGGCTCGATGATCCGCGGGTCCGCGCGCTCCTCGACGCGCACGTCGCCGGGCCCGGTCAGAACCACTCCGCGCATGAGTCTCCTCCTCGTTCGGTGACGGGTGCTCGACGGGTGAGCGAGCCCCGGACCTTCCCGATCCGGGCGCCGTCCATGCAACCCGCACGACCGGGCGGTTGAGGAGAGTCCGTCGTTCCAGGGGTTGTCGGCACCCCCCTCGCCGGGCGCGCCGCTCGTAGCCTGGACGGCATGGACAACCGGGACGACATCCGCGAGTTCCTCACCTCACGCCGGGCGAGGATCACCCCGCAGCAGGCCGGGCTGCCCGTCTACGGGACGAACCGGCGCGTCCCCGGCCTCCGCCGCGAGGAGGTCGCGCTGCTCGCCGGGGTGTCGATCGACTACTACACGCAGTTGGAGCGCGGGCGGCTGGCGGGCGTGTCCGAGACCGTCCTGGACGCCGTCGCGCGGGCCCTGCGCCTCGACGACGCCGAGCGCTCGCACCTGTTCGATCTCGCCCGTGCGGCGAACGCGCCGGCACGTCCGCGGCGTCGGCCCGCGCCGAAGGTCCGCCCGGGGCTCCAGCGGCTGATCGACGCGCTGGTCGACGCGCCCGCGATGATCCGCAACGGCCGCATGGACGTCCTGGCCGCCAACCGGCTCGGCCGCGCGATGTACGCGCCGATCTTCCAGAGTTCCAGTCCCGCGAACGTCGCCCGTTTCCAGTTCCTGGATCCCGCCGCCGCCGACTTCTACACCGACTGGGACAGCGCCGCCGACATCACGGTCGCGCTCCTGCGCACCGAAGCGGGACGCGACCCCTACGACCGCAACCTCACCGATCTCATCGGCGAGCTGTCCACCCGCAGCGATGATTTCCGGACGCGCTGGGCGCAGCACAACGTCCGCATCCACCACACGGGCACCAAGTCCTTTCACCACCCGGCCGTCGGCGACCTCGCGCTTGACTACGAATCCATCGCGCTGCACGCCGACCACAACCTCCACCTCACCGTCTACACCGCGGCGCCCGGCACTCCCAGCGAGGACGCCCTGCGCCTCCTGGCGAGCTGGGCCGCCACCCACCTTCAGGAACACCGTCCCTGATCGGGGATCAAGGAGACCACCATGACCGGCACCAGCGGCGAGCGGCTGCACACCGTCAACGGCGTCGAGCTGTGCGTCGAGACCTTCGGGGACCGGACGGACCCGGCCGTCCTGCTCGTCGCCGGGTCGTCCGCCTCGATGCTGTGGTGGGACGCCCGGTTGTGCGAACGCATCGCGGCGGGCGGACGGTACGTCGTCCGCTACGACCACCGCGACACCGGCCGGTCGACCGCCTCTCCCCCGGGCGCACCGACGTACTCGTACACCGACCTGGCCCGCGACGCGCTCGGCATCCAGGACGTCCTGGGCATCGAACGCGCCCACCTGGTCTGCCAGTCGATGTTCGGCGGGATCGGCCTCATCCTCGGCGTGGACTACCCCGAGCGCGTCGCGTCCCTGACGTTCGTGTCGACCTCGACCGGCGCGGACGACCTCCCGCCGCCGTCGAGCGACCTGAAGATGCCGGACGAGCCGGACACCTCGGACACGGCGGCGGTCGTCCGGTACGTGGTCGCAAGCGCGAAAGCCTGCGCCGGCGGCCACTTCGACGAGCCCGCGATGCGCGCCCTGGCCGAACGCGACGTGGCGCGGGCGCGGAACTACGCGTCCACGCTGGTCAACCACTACGTCATCGACGTCGAAGGCCTGGTGCGCGGCGGCTTCGGCGACATCGCGGCGCCGACGCTCGTCGTCCACGGCGACCGCGACCCGCTCCTGCCGCTCCCGCACGGCGAGGCGTTGCGCGACGCGATCCCCGGCGCGGACCTGCTGGTCCTGGAAGGCGCCGGACACGACGTCCCCGAACCCGTATGGGATGCGTTCGTATCGGCCCTGCTGCACCACACGCGAAGAAACGTCCGGCGTGAGCGCCGCGCGGCTACCGGGGCGCGAAGCCGTTCTGAATGAGGTCGAAGGTCTCCTCTACGGCGGCCAGAGGGTCGTCCGCCTGCCGGGCCAGGGAGTAGGCCTCCAGCGCGAAGCGGGCGAGGGCGCGGCGGGCGGTCGCGGTGGCGGGGGCCTCGGGGTCCGCGGCGATGGCGGCGACGAGCGCCTGCTCGTGCCGGGCCTGCATGCGGGACGCGTAGCCGCGCAGCGCGGCCGAGTTCTCGACCAGGGTCCAGAACGCGATGGATTCCGGCGCGGAGAACCACCGGGCCGCGCTCAGCGCCTCGGCGCGCAGCGCGTCGATCAGCGACCGGCCGGGGGGCCGGTTCGCCACGGCGCCGACCAGGCGTTCCTCATGCTGCTCGTCCTGGTCGAAGACCAGTGCCTCCTTGGACGCGAAGTGCGCGAACACGGTGGTCACGGCGACGTCGGCTTCGCGCGCCACGTCCCGCATGCCGACCTCGTCGTATCCGCGCTCGGCGAAGAGACGCAGCGCGACCTCCGCGATGTGGTTCCGCGTCGCCGCCTTCTTGCGCTCCCGGCGCCCCGCCTTCGGATCCATCCGACCAGGATAGTAAAGACTAACGCGTTATGAAAACCTAACGTGTTAGCGTATGGTGGCGATATGACCACCACCGACGTACTCATCGTGGGAGCGGGCCCGACAGGCCTGATCACCGCTGCGGCACTGGCCCGCAAGGGGGCGCGCGTGCGCCTCGTCGACGCCCAGCCCGGACCCCAGATCGGAAGCCGCGGGAAGGGCGTCCAGCCGCGCACGCTCGAACTCCTGG from Actinomadura rubteroloni includes these protein-coding regions:
- a CDS encoding winged helix-turn-helix transcriptional regulator; this translates as MQRTNFGAMACSIARTLDVIGEPWSPLILRDVWVGMTRFDQLQADLGISRKVLTERLAHLVGQGVLERRPYDARPRYEYHLTAKGTELVDLLMVMTRWGDRWLAGEAGPPVLYRHRACGEIGTVDLRCPHCGAPMHAGDIDLLPGPGASGRPPQETSPADVTDEAGT
- a CDS encoding helix-turn-helix transcriptional regulator; protein product: MDNRDDIREFLTSRRARITPQQAGLPVYGTNRRVPGLRREEVALLAGVSIDYYTQLERGRLAGVSETVLDAVARALRLDDAERSHLFDLARAANAPARPRRRPAPKVRPGLQRLIDALVDAPAMIRNGRMDVLAANRLGRAMYAPIFQSSSPANVARFQFLDPAAADFYTDWDSAADITVALLRTEAGRDPYDRNLTDLIGELSTRSDDFRTRWAQHNVRIHHTGTKSFHHPAVGDLALDYESIALHADHNLHLTVYTAAPGTPSEDALRLLASWAATHLQEHRP
- a CDS encoding alpha/beta fold hydrolase, translated to MTGTSGERLHTVNGVELCVETFGDRTDPAVLLVAGSSASMLWWDARLCERIAAGGRYVVRYDHRDTGRSTASPPGAPTYSYTDLARDALGIQDVLGIERAHLVCQSMFGGIGLILGVDYPERVASLTFVSTSTGADDLPPPSSDLKMPDEPDTSDTAAVVRYVVASAKACAGGHFDEPAMRALAERDVARARNYASTLVNHYVIDVEGLVRGGFGDIAAPTLVVHGDRDPLLPLPHGEALRDAIPGADLLVLEGAGHDVPEPVWDAFVSALLHHTRRNVRRERRAATGARSRSE
- a CDS encoding PPOX class F420-dependent oxidoreductase is translated as MLNPDVRRVLDGTALAHLATVLPDGAPHSVPLWVGTHGDHIVILTGPQSQKARNLRLDPRVALSLTPPDDPFRPVLVRGRVVEWLDGDAGWEIVDRIAMKYIGRPYGRDEERVVALIEPERQSAG
- a CDS encoding SGNH/GDSL hydrolase family protein, which translates into the protein MTAYVALGSSFAAGPGIRPVAHRGALRSARNYPHLVARALALPLADVTASGATTDHLLTDPQRTIAGTLPAQIGAVTADTRLVTITAGGNDAGYLGTLTGRALANAALRRCPGLPKRRLRERIPPIPTTDRCAAVAGALARVVAAVGERAPEARIVLVDYLPILAAHDVGLPLDADETRRFRAAATALAAAFAEAARTTGADLVRASVAGEGHEAGTSDPWVTGLTVGVPFAGGPIPFHPNADGMAAVARLVVDHVSRRSAAPAR
- a CDS encoding TetR/AcrR family transcriptional regulator, giving the protein MDPKAGRRERKKAATRNHIAEVALRLFAERGYDEVGMRDVAREADVAVTTVFAHFASKEALVFDQDEQHEERLVGAVANRPPGRSLIDALRAEALSAARWFSAPESIAFWTLVENSAALRGYASRMQARHEQALVAAIAADPEAPATATARRALARFALEAYSLARQADDPLAAVEETFDLIQNGFAPR
- a CDS encoding dihydrofolate reductase family protein, with product MSKVMAAHAVSVDGYITGRDAGPGRGLGDAGTLFDWYFDGDTSSAVFDGFRLSGPSARVFDALAGRVGAVVAGRATYEDSDGFGGASPHPGAALVVLGHRPVPGMSDRQTLVTTGVRDAIAAARELAGGKDVGLMGGGVATAALAEGLVDEVVLHQVPVLIGGGRRFFRELPAHVRLRLIEAVPAPGVTHLHYAVEH
- a CDS encoding zinc-dependent alcohol dehydrogenase family protein encodes the protein MRGVVLTGPGDVRVEERADPRIIEPTDAIIRVTAACVCGSDLWPYRGVDKSAGPAPMGHEYVGVVEETGADVRNVKAGDFVVGSFFASDNTCEICRAGYQSRCVHAVPIGAIGTQAEYARIPLADGTLVATPGPPDADLVPSLLTASDVLGTGWFAAVAAAAGPGRTVAVVGDGAVGLLGVLAAREMGAERIVMFSRHADRQKLAIDFGATDVIADRGDAGVAALKDLLGGLGAHGVIEAVGTHESMMQAIRSTRPGGHVGYVGVSHDVELPGNELFFAAVHLHGGPAPVRRFLPELIDLIWSRRIDPGRVFDLVLPLEEAAEAYRAMDERRAVKSLLRP